Genomic DNA from Streptomyces sp. NBC_01571:
TAGCCCTGCGCGCGCAGCTCCTGCGAGTCGCGGCGGAAGGCGTCCGCGTACAGCCCCTTGCCGCCCAGGCCGTTGAGGACACGCAGGCCCCCGGCGAGGTCCCCGATCCGGGCGGTCAGCACCGCCTGCCGCTCCCGGTACCCGGCCTCGACCCCCTGCAGCCGTCCCAGCAGCGGCCCGACCAGCAGGGCGATCACCGGCACCCCGAGCAGCACCACCGCGGCCAGCGACGCCGAGACCGACAACAACAGTCCGGCCACCACGGCGTACGCGACGACCGCGCCGACGCCGGGCCCGACGACGGTCAGGGACTGGCTGATCGTCTGGACGTCACCGACGCCGATCGTGACCACCTCACCGGCGCCGGCCTGCCGGGAGAGGGCGGCACCCAGCCGGGTCGCCTGCTCGACCACGATCTTGACCGTGCGGAAGTTGGCGTCCATCCGCAGCCGGGTCATCATGCGGTGCCGCATGATGCTCACCCACGCGTTGAACGCCCCGAGACCCAGCAGGGCGCCGGCCCAGCCGGCCAGGGCGGCCTGGTCGCCGGGCTCCAGCCCGTCGTCGATCGCGCGGGAGAGCAGATACGGCGCGAGCGCCATCAGGACCATCCAGACGGTGCCCAGCACCGCCCCGGCGACGGCCCGCCCCGGCTGCCGGGCGATCAGCCACCACAGATACCGGCCGCCCCCTCGGGCGTCGGGCGTCCCCGGGTCCTCGTACGCGTCGATCATCCGGTCTCCAGCGCTCCTCCCGTGCCGTGTCCGTCTCCCGCCCGGCCGCCGTGTCCGCTACACGAGACTGTCCCGCCATGCCCGGTGCAGGTCCGCGAACCGGCCGGTGGACGCGACGAGTTCGGCCGGACTGCCGTCCTCGACGATCCGTCCGTGCTCCATCACCAGCACCCGGTCGGCGATCTCCACCGTCGACAGGCGGTGCGCGATGACCACCGCCGTCCGGCCGCGCAGGACCGTCAGCATGGCGCGCTGCACGGCCCGCTCGCCGGGGACGTCCAGCGAACTGGTCGCCTCGTCGAGGATGAGGACGGCCGGATCCGCGAGCAACGCCCTGGCGAAGGCGACGAGTTGGCGCTGACCGGCGGAGATACGGCCGCCGCGCTTGCGGACGTCCGTGTCGTAGCCCTCGGGCAGCGCGCTGATGAAGTCGTGGGCGCCGATCGCCTTCGCGGCCCGCTCGATCTCCTCCCGGCTCGCGTCGGAACGTCCGATGGCGATGTTCTCGGCGACCGTGCCGGAGAACAGGAAGGCCTCCTGGGTCACCATCACCACCCCGCGCCGCAACTCCGGCACGGACAGCTCGCGCAGGTCCACGCCGTCGAGCAGCACGCGGCCGTCCGAGGGGTCGTAGAAGCGGGCCAGCAGCTTGGCGAGCGTCGACTTGCCCGCGCCCGTCGAGCCGACGACGGCCACCGTCTGCCCCGCGGGGAGCGTGAGCGAGAAGGCGGGCAGCACCTCACCACCGGTGCGGTACGCGAAGCGGACGTCGTCGAAGACGACCGCGCGGCCCGGTTGTCCGGAGGCGAGGGCGGGCAGTGGCCGCGCGGTGGCGGGCTCCGGCACAGACGGCGTCTGGGCCAGCAGACCCGCGATCTTCTCCAGGGAGGCCGCCGCGGACTGGTACGAGTTGAGGAACATGCCCAGCCGGTCGATCGGGTCGTAGAGGCGGCGCAGATACAGGACCGCGGCCGCCAGCACCCCCAGCGCCAGTGACCCCGAAGCCACCCGGTACGCGCCCCACAGCACGATCGCCGCGACCGCCGTGTTGGCGACCAGACGCGAGCCGACGACATAGCGGGCCATCTCCAGCAGGGCGTCGCCGTTCGTGTGCTCGTGGCGCTTGTTCAGGACCCGGAACTCCGCGTCGTTGACGTCCTCGCGGCGGAACGCCCGCACCGGCCTGATGCCGTTCATCGTCTCCGCGAACTTCACGATGACGGCGGCGATCGCGGTCGAGCGGAGGCGGTAGATGCTGCCCGCCCGGCGCCGGTAGACCCGTACGAGGAGGTAGAGCGGCACGAAGGAGGCCACCGCGACCGCGCCGAGACCCAGGTCCAGCCAGAGCAGCATCGCCGAGATGTAGACGAAGGACAGGATGACCGTGATCAGTTCCTGCAGGCCCTCGCTGAGCAGTTCACGCAGCGACTCGACGTCCGTCGTGGAGCGGGAGATCAGCCGCCCCGAGGTGTAGCGCTCGTGGAAGTCGATGCTGAGCGCCTGCGCGTGCCGGAAGATCCGCCCGCGCAGATCCAGCAGCACGTCCTGGTTGACGCGGGCGGACGCGCCGATGAAGGCGTACTGGAGGCCGCCGGCGACCAGCGCGCACAGCACGTACGCGACCCCCACCGCGACCAGTGGACCGTGGTCGCCCCGGCGCAGCGTCGGTACGGCCCGGTCGATGGCGTACGCGACGAGCAGCGGTCCGGCCTGGACGGCGGCCTGCTGGAACAGCAGCAGGACGGTCGTCACCACGACGCGGGCCCGCAGCGGGGCTAGCAGCGAGCGCAGCAGGGTGGCGGTGGCGCCCGGGGGAGTGGGGAGGGTGTCCCGGTCGAAGGGGTCCTGGTGGTGCTCCGTCTCCCGCGCCGGGCCGGTCGGGCCGGGCTTCGTGCCTGACTCGGTGCCGGTTTCCGCGCGGGACTCCCCGCCGGGTTCCCGGTCCCGCGCGGTGGTCGTGGGCGCCGTCATCGCTCGGTCTCCTCGTCGCCGGACATCAGGTGGGCGTACTCGGCGTTCGTACGCAGCAGTTCGTGGTGGGTGCCGACCGCGGTGATGCGGCCCCCGGAGAGCAGCGCGACGCGGTCGGCGAGCAGCACCGTGGACGGGCGGTGCGCCACGATCAGGGCGGTCGTCTCGGCCAGGACGCGGCGCAGCGCGGCCTCCACCGCGGCCTCGGTGTGCACGTCCAGCGCGGACAGGGGGTCGTCGAGGACGAGGAACCGGGGTCGGCCGACCACCGCTCTCGCGAGGGCGAGGCGCTGGCGCTGTCCGCCGGACAGGCTCAGGCCCTGCTCGCCGACCTGTGTCGCCGTGCCCTGCGGGAGAGCGTGCGCGAAGTCGGCCTGCGCGACGGCCAGGGCCCGGTCCAGTTCTGCCTCCCCGGCAGTGTCGCCGGCGCCCATCAGCACGTTCTCCCCGACGCTCGCCGAGAAGAGGGTGGGCTCCTCGAAGGCCACCGCCACGCGCGCGCGAAGCTCTTCGCGCGGCATCGCGGTGATGTCCGCGCCGTCCAGCGTGATCCGGCCGGACGTCACCTCGTGCAGGCGGGGGACGAGGGCGGTGAGGGTGGTCTTGCCGGTGCCGGTCGCGCCGACCAGGGCCATGGACTCGCCCGACCGGATGTGCAGGTCGACGTGTTCGAGCACGGGGGGCGTGTCGGCGGGGGCGTCCGGGTAGCGGAACCGGACGCCGTGGAACCGGAGCCCGCCGTCGCCCGGACCCGTGGCCGCTTCCGCGACGGCATCCGTACCCGCGTCCGCGACGGCATCCGTACCCGCGTCCGCGTGCGGACCGGCACCGGCGGACGCGGAGGTGTCCGAGGACTCCGGCCGCGCGTCCATCACCTCGAAGTACCGCTCCGTGGCCGTCGCCGCCTCCTGGCTCATCGCGAGGAGGAAGCCGATGGAGTCGACGGGCCAGCGCAGTGCGAGGGCCGTGGAGAGGAAGGCCACCAGCGTGCCCGCGGAGAGGCGGTCGTCGGCGACCTGCGTCGTGCCGAGGACGAGGGCGGCACCGATGGCGAGTTCGGGCAGGGTGACGATGACGGCCCAGATGGACGCCAGCAGCCGGGCCTTGGCCAGCTCCGTGCCGCGCAGGGTGCGGGACAGTTCACGGAAGGCGCGGGCCTGGCTGCGATGACGCCCGAAGCCCTTGACGATGCGGATGCCGAGCACGCTCTCCTCGACGACCGTAGTCAGGTCGCCCACCTGGTCCTGGGCTCGTCGTGCCACCTGTGAGTAGCGTCGCTCGAAGATCCAGCAGACGACCATGACGGGCAGCGCGGGAGCGAGCAGGACCAGCCCCAGCGTCCACTCCTGGTCGAGCATGATGAGGACGCCGATGAGGATCGTCACGCCGTTGACCAGCAGGAATGTCAGGGGGAAGGCGAGGAACTGACGCAGCAGCATCAGATCGGTGGTGCCCCGGGACAACAGCTGACCGGAGGCCCAGCGGTCGTGGAAGGCGACCGGGAGACGCTGCAGATGCCGGTACAGATCCGCCCGCATGTCCGCCTCGACCCCCGCCAGCGGCCGCGCCACCAGCCACCGCCGCAGCCCGAACAGGACCGCCTCGGCGATCCCGAGCAGCAGCAGGTACAGCGCGCCGAGCCAGACGCCCGCCGGGTCGTGGTCGGTCACGGGACCGTCCACCATCCACTTCAGGACGAGCGGGATCACCAGCCCCGTACAGGACGCCACCACCGCGACGACGGCCGCGCCGAACAGCCGCCCCCGCACCGGCCGTACGTACGGCCACAGGCGCAGCAGACTGCCGACGGTCGAATGGTCCCTGGTTCCGGCACGGTCCGTGGTCACTGCATCTGAAGTGGACATCAGGAGCGAGCCTACGGATTGGCACTGACAGTGCCCACCGAGTTTTGGCCGGGCCTGAATCGTTCCACGGGCCGGGCGGGGTCGTAGCGCCGCATCGACCGATCGGCTGACGCCCCTTCGAGCGCGATGGACGATGTGGCGGACCCGGTCCCGCCGGGATGCTCGGGGCATGTCAGTCATCGAAGTCGGCGCACTGCGCAAGTCCTACGGCGGCCGGCCCGTCGTCGACGGTGTCTCCTTCGCCGTCGAGGAGGGTGAGATCTTCGGGATCCTCGGCCCCAACGGCGCCGGCAAGACCACCACCGTCGAGTGCGTCGAGGGTCTGCGGATCCCCGACGCGGGCCGGGTCCGGGTCACCGGGCTCGACCCCGTCGCCGACCAAGAGGCCGTCGGCCGTGTCCTGGGCGCCCAGCTCCAGGAGAGCGAACTGCAGGCCAAGCTCACCGTGCGCGAGGCACTGGAGCTGTACGCCGCTTTCTACCCGCGCCCCGCCGACTGGCGTCCGCTCGCCGAACGTCTCGGTCTGACCGAGCGGCTCGGCACCCGGTTCGGCAAGCTCAGCGGGGGCCAGAAGCAGCGGTTGTTCATCGCGCTCGCACTGGTCGGCGATCCGCGGGTGGTGGTGCTGGACGAGCTGACCACCGGACTGGACCCGCGGGCCCGTCGCGACACCTGGGAGCTCATCGAGGACGTCCGCGCCCGAGGTGTCACGGTGCTGCTCGTCACCCACTTCATGGCGGAGGCGGAACGGCTGTGCGACCGGATCGCGGTCGTCGACCGGGGGCGCGTGGCCGCGCTCGACACCCCCGCCGGACTGATCCGGCGCGCGACGCGTTCCACCGTCATCGGTTTCACCCCCTCGGCGCCGCTCGACGAGCGTGAGATCGCCGCACTGCCCCACCTCACCTCCGTCGTGCACCAGGACGGCCGGATCACGCTCGGCGGCACCGACGAGACCGTCGACGCCGTCCTCACCCTGCTCGACCGCCACCACATCACCGCGCATCAACTCCGCGTCACCGACGCCACGTTGGACGACGCCTTCCTCGATCTGACGGGAGCGGAATCATGAGCACGACGGGCACGACGGGCACTCTCGGCCCGTGAGCGCGAGGTGCCGGCCCTGGTCGCCAAGGGCACGTCGAACCGCGAGATCGCCCGTGTCCTGTTCATCAGCGAGGCCACGGTCAAGACCCATCTCACCCACCTGTACGCCAAGCTCGGCGTCAACGACCGGGCGGCCGCGGTGGCGGTGGGCTACGACCGGGGCATCCTCGGCTGGCCGCCGTCCCCGTGCTCCCCCGCGGACGCCCGGCACGCTCACGCCGCCCCGGTCACCTCACGCCACCACCCGCAGCAGCAGCACCGCCCGGGCCGGCACGGTGATCGTCACCCCCGCCCGGTGGACCACCCCCGGCGACGCGCCCTGCTCCTCCGCCGAGGTGTCGACCACGACCTCGTAGCGCTGGGCCCACGGCGGCCCCGGCAGCACGAAGCCCGCCGGCCGGTCCCCGGCGTGCAGCACCGCGAGGAAGCTGTCGTCCACCACCGGCGCCCCGCAGGCGTCGCGCCCCGGTATGTCCCGCCCCGACAGATACATGCCCAGCGTCCCGGCGGGCGCGTACCAGTCGCGTTCCGTCATCTCCGCCCCGCGCGCGGTGAACCACGCCAGATCCCGCAGCCCGTCCACGGAGTGCGCCCGGCCGGAGAAGAACGCCCGCCGCCGCAGCACCGGGTGCCGGTGCCGCAGCGCGATGAGCCGGGACGTCAGATCGAACAGGGCCCGCCAGCCCGGCTCCTCCAGCAGGCTCCAGTCGACCCAGCTGATCTCGTTGTCCTGGCAGTACGCGTTGTTGCTGCCGCGCTGCGTCCGCCCGAACTCGTCCCCGGCGACCAGCATCGGCACCCCGGTGGACAACAGCAGCGTGGTCAGGAGGTTCCGCAACTGCCGCCGCCGCAGGGCCCGTACGCGTTCCTCGTCCGTCTCCCCCTCCACCCCGCAGTTCCAGGCACGGTTGTCGTCCGTGCCGTCCCGGTTCCCCTCCCCGTTGGCCTCGTTGTGCTTGCGCTCGTAGGAGACGAGGTCCCGCAGCGTGAAACCGTCGTGCGCGGTCACGAAGTTCACGGACGCGTACGGCCGCCGCCCGCCCCACGCGTACAGGTCGCTCGACCCCGACAGCCGGTACCCCAGATCCCGTACGTCCGGCAGCGCCCCCCGCCAGAAGTCCCGCACCGCGTTGCGGTACCGGTCGTTCCACTCCGTCCACAGCGGCGGGAAGGCCCCCACCTGGTAGCCACCGGATCCCACGTCCCACGGCTCCGCGATCAGCTTCACCCGCCGCAGCACCGGATCCTGCGCGATGACGGCCAGGAACGGCGACAGCATGTCCACGTCGTGCATGGAGCGGGCCAGCGCCGCCGCCAGATCGAAACGGAAGCCGTCCACCCCCATCTCCGTCACCCAGTACCGCAGGGAGTCCGTGATCAGCCGCAGCACATGCGGCTGCACCACGTGCAGCGTGTTCCCGCACCCCGTGTAGTCCGCGTACCGCCGCGCGTCCGACTGGAGCCGGTAGTACCCCCGGTTGTCGATACCGCGCAGCGACAGCATCGGCCCCAGCTCGCCCGCCTCGGCGGTGTGGTTGTAGACCACGTCGAGGATCACCTCGATGCCGGCGGCGTGCAGCGCCCGCACCATCCGCTTGAACTCGCCGACCTGCCCGCCCGTCGTCCCGGAGGCGGCGTAGCCCGCGTGCGGGGCGAAGTAGCCGATCGAGTTGTAGCCCCAGTAGTTCTTCAGTCCCCGGCGCAGCAGATGGTCCTCGTGCGCGAACTGGTGCACCGGCAGCAGTTCCACGGCCGTGACCCCGAGCGCGACCAGGTGCTCGATCGCCGCGGGGTGCGCCAGCCCGGCGTAGGTGCCGCGCAGCTCCTCCGGAATCCCCGGATGCAGACGGGTGAATCCCCGTACGTGCAGCTCGTAGATGACCGAGTCCGCCCACGGGGTCTTCGGACGGTGGTCGTCCGACCAGTCGTCGTCGTCCTGGACGACGACGCCCTTGGGGACGTACGGCGCCGAGTCCCGGTCGTCCCGCACGGTGTCCGCGACCTGCTGCTGCGGCCAGTCGCGGACATGCCCGTACACCTCCGGCGGCAGACTGAAGTCGCCGTCCACGGCGCGCGCGTACGGGTCCAGGAGCAGCTTCGCCGGGTTCCAGCGGGCACCGGTCCACGGGTCCCAGCGGCCGTGCACGCGGTAGCCGTAGCGGCGGCCCGGCAGCACGCCGGGGACGAAGCCGTGCCAGATCTCGTGGGTCAGCTCGGTGAGCGGGACCCGGGTCTCGTGGGTCGCGCCGTCCCGCTCGTCGAAGAGACAGAGGTCGACGGCCTCCGCCCCGCCCGCCCACAGCGCGAAGTTGGTGCCCGCGACGCCGTCGGGACCGACCCGGAAGCGTGCCCCGAGCGGGGTCGGCGCACCGGGCCACACGGCCACGGCGGGCGCCGGGCGGCGGGTCCCGTTCAACAGCGGTGCGGGCAGCACGCCGTCGGGCAGACGTTTCTCGCGCACACCGCTCTCGGGCCCGCGTCCTTCCCGCACACCGCTCTCGGGCGCGCGTCCCTCCCGCGCTTCGCCGTCGGGGGCGCGCCCCTCCTGCACTGCCTCCTGCTCGGCTGCGCTCGACACCGTTCAGCCTCCCGCGGCTCGGTGGGCGGCCCGAAGAGGAGCGCACGGCGTCCCGGCCGCGGCTCCTCGTCGCGTCGTCCTCCCCACTGTTCTGCCCAGAGCTTGGCTCGCACTCACGTTTCCCCGGAGGTGCGCGGTCGTTGGGCCCTCTGTACCGCATTTTCCGAGGGCGATCCCCTGCCCCCGGCCGGAAGGACATGAGGTTCGCGTGAGGCATACGACAATGGGCCCCCGGCGCGCGGGGGCCGCCCTGGCCGCCGCACTGACCTGGGCCGCCCTGCTGGCCGGAGCCGCCGGCTGCACCTCGGGCACGATGGACGAGGTGCTCGGCAAGCCCCCCGCCGCCGAGGACGTCATCCAGGTGTCCCCGGCCGACAACAGCAAGAACGTACGAGCGCGGCAGGAGCTACGGGTACGGGTGGCGGACGGCCGGCTGGAGTCCGTGCAGGTCGTCAAGGACCAGGACGCACAGGAGTCCGCCGTGCCCGGGCACCTCACCGCCGACGGCCTGGCCTGGCAGCCCGACGCCCCCCGGCTCGCCCTGGGCGCCAAGTACACCGTGGACGTGGTCGCCCTCGACGGGCACGGGCGGCGCACGGCGCGGCACACGACGTTCACGACGTACGTCCCCGAGGAGCGCTTCATCGGCTACGCGACGCCGGAGAACCGGTCCACCGTCGGCACC
This window encodes:
- a CDS encoding ABC transporter ATP-binding protein; its protein translation is MTAPTTTARDREPGGESRAETGTESGTKPGPTGPARETEHHQDPFDRDTLPTPPGATATLLRSLLAPLRARVVVTTVLLLFQQAAVQAGPLLVAYAIDRAVPTLRRGDHGPLVAVGVAYVLCALVAGGLQYAFIGASARVNQDVLLDLRGRIFRHAQALSIDFHERYTSGRLISRSTTDVESLRELLSEGLQELITVILSFVYISAMLLWLDLGLGAVAVASFVPLYLLVRVYRRRAGSIYRLRSTAIAAVIVKFAETMNGIRPVRAFRREDVNDAEFRVLNKRHEHTNGDALLEMARYVVGSRLVANTAVAAIVLWGAYRVASGSLALGVLAAAVLYLRRLYDPIDRLGMFLNSYQSAAASLEKIAGLLAQTPSVPEPATARPLPALASGQPGRAVVFDDVRFAYRTGGEVLPAFSLTLPAGQTVAVVGSTGAGKSTLAKLLARFYDPSDGRVLLDGVDLRELSVPELRRGVVMVTQEAFLFSGTVAENIAIGRSDASREEIERAAKAIGAHDFISALPEGYDTDVRKRGGRISAGQRQLVAFARALLADPAVLILDEATSSLDVPGERAVQRAMLTVLRGRTAVVIAHRLSTVEIADRVLVMEHGRIVEDGSPAELVASTGRFADLHRAWRDSLV
- a CDS encoding ABC transporter ATP-binding protein, which gives rise to MSTSDAVTTDRAGTRDHSTVGSLLRLWPYVRPVRGRLFGAAVVAVVASCTGLVIPLVLKWMVDGPVTDHDPAGVWLGALYLLLLGIAEAVLFGLRRWLVARPLAGVEADMRADLYRHLQRLPVAFHDRWASGQLLSRGTTDLMLLRQFLAFPLTFLLVNGVTILIGVLIMLDQEWTLGLVLLAPALPVMVVCWIFERRYSQVARRAQDQVGDLTTVVEESVLGIRIVKGFGRHRSQARAFRELSRTLRGTELAKARLLASIWAVIVTLPELAIGAALVLGTTQVADDRLSAGTLVAFLSTALALRWPVDSIGFLLAMSQEAATATERYFEVMDARPESSDTSASAGAGPHADAGTDAVADAGTDAVAEAATGPGDGGLRFHGVRFRYPDAPADTPPVLEHVDLHIRSGESMALVGATGTGKTTLTALVPRLHEVTSGRITLDGADITAMPREELRARVAVAFEEPTLFSASVGENVLMGAGDTAGEAELDRALAVAQADFAHALPQGTATQVGEQGLSLSGGQRQRLALARAVVGRPRFLVLDDPLSALDVHTEAAVEAALRRVLAETTALIVAHRPSTVLLADRVALLSGGRITAVGTHHELLRTNAEYAHLMSGDEETER
- a CDS encoding ABC transporter ATP-binding protein, whose translation is MSVIEVGALRKSYGGRPVVDGVSFAVEEGEIFGILGPNGAGKTTTVECVEGLRIPDAGRVRVTGLDPVADQEAVGRVLGAQLQESELQAKLTVREALELYAAFYPRPADWRPLAERLGLTERLGTRFGKLSGGQKQRLFIALALVGDPRVVVLDELTTGLDPRARRDTWELIEDVRARGVTVLLVTHFMAEAERLCDRIAVVDRGRVAALDTPAGLIRRATRSTVIGFTPSAPLDEREIAALPHLTSVVHQDGRITLGGTDETVDAVLTLLDRHHITAHQLRVTDATLDDAFLDLTGAES
- the glgX gene encoding glycogen debranching protein GlgX codes for the protein MLPAPLLNGTRRPAPAVAVWPGAPTPLGARFRVGPDGVAGTNFALWAGGAEAVDLCLFDERDGATHETRVPLTELTHEIWHGFVPGVLPGRRYGYRVHGRWDPWTGARWNPAKLLLDPYARAVDGDFSLPPEVYGHVRDWPQQQVADTVRDDRDSAPYVPKGVVVQDDDDWSDDHRPKTPWADSVIYELHVRGFTRLHPGIPEELRGTYAGLAHPAAIEHLVALGVTAVELLPVHQFAHEDHLLRRGLKNYWGYNSIGYFAPHAGYAASGTTGGQVGEFKRMVRALHAAGIEVILDVVYNHTAEAGELGPMLSLRGIDNRGYYRLQSDARRYADYTGCGNTLHVVQPHVLRLITDSLRYWVTEMGVDGFRFDLAAALARSMHDVDMLSPFLAVIAQDPVLRRVKLIAEPWDVGSGGYQVGAFPPLWTEWNDRYRNAVRDFWRGALPDVRDLGYRLSGSSDLYAWGGRRPYASVNFVTAHDGFTLRDLVSYERKHNEANGEGNRDGTDDNRAWNCGVEGETDEERVRALRRRQLRNLLTTLLLSTGVPMLVAGDEFGRTQRGSNNAYCQDNEISWVDWSLLEEPGWRALFDLTSRLIALRHRHPVLRRRAFFSGRAHSVDGLRDLAWFTARGAEMTERDWYAPAGTLGMYLSGRDIPGRDACGAPVVDDSFLAVLHAGDRPAGFVLPGPPWAQRYEVVVDTSAEEQGASPGVVHRAGVTITVPARAVLLLRVVA